GCCGGTTGTCGCTGCCCGGGTTCCCTCGGGTGCATGCGGCACAGCGCCCGGCGTGGGCGGCGGAGGCAAAGTCCCGGGTCGCTCTCGTCACCGGCAGTGCGACTTGACAAACGCGAAGACCGGCGCTAGAGTGTCTCGCTTGAGCCTGAAGCGAACGGTGGAACCGGATGGAACCGGCCCGGCGGCGACACACCTTGCGGCCGAGGAATCAGCCGGAGCCCGCTCGCGACGCGGCTGTCCCGGCCGGCGGGAACCTCTGCTCCGGGCCGCTGGTTCGGAGAGAGGTAGACCTGCACGCCGCATTACACCATGCACGATACACTATTCCCCGGGTCGGCGCGGGGTCAGGAGGCAATCATGCCCGAACGAACCATGAGAGTACTGCTGGTAGAAGACAACCCGGGGCTGCTTGACACTCTGGCCGACATCATGTGGACCGCGGACATCCATGCCGACAAGGCGCTCGACGCGCCGGCCGCGTTCGGCCTGCTGGCCATGCATCGCTACGATGTCGCCGTCGTGGACATGGTCCTGCCCGGGCTGAGCGGCGTCGAGGTAATCGTGAGACTCAAGGCTTCCGCGCCCGGCACGCGCATCGTCGTGTGCACGGCTTTCTACAACAGCGACCTGCTGGCCGAGGCACAGGCGCTCGGTATCGACGCTACCATCCACAAGCCGACAGACCCGATAGAACTCCTCGCTCTCGTCAAGAAGCTGGCCGCGCTTCCCCCGGGCGAGAAACTCTAGGCTCCAGGCACCGGACTCCCAAGCCGCTCAAAACAGGGACACTTCCCTATTTTCTTGACACCCAACGGCTGGGAGGTATGCTCGTGGCATGTCCAGGATAGCTCGAGTTGTGGCGGTCGGATTGCCGCACCATGTCACACAGCGGGGGAACAACCGCAGCCAGGTGTTCTTTGATGATGACGACCGACGGTTCTACCTCTGGACGCTGGCCCAGTACAGGAGAAAGTACGGGGTGGACATCTGGGGCTACTGCCTGATGGAGAACCATGTGCATGCTTTGGCGGTACCGCACGAGCCTGAGTCGCTAGCCCGCTGCTTTGCCGGCACAAACCTGGTTTACACGCAGCATGTCAACCGGAAGCAGCACCGGAGCGGCAGGCTCTGGCAGAACCGGTTCTACTCCTGCCCGGTAAGCAAAGACGAGTACCTCTGGGCCGTCCTGAGATACATCGACCGGAACCCGGTCCGCACGCAGACCGAGCGACTGGCCTGGGAGTACCGGTGGTCGAGCGCCCGACACCACGTCACCGGTGAAGCCGACCCGCTGCTGAACGAGCCTGACTGGCTATCAGAGGAACTGCAGCAACGGAAGTACCGCAGCTACCTGCGAGACGAGCCGGAAGAGACTACCGAAGAGATCCGGCGCACGACCATGACCGGCCGGCCCCTCGGAGGTAATGCCTTCCTCTCATCGCTGGAATCGAGTCTCGACCGCGTGCTGGGCGTCCAGAAGCGGGGCAGACCCCGCAAGGACGACGGAAAATAGGGAAGTGTCCCTAATAATGGCGGATGGGCATCGTCACGCGTCGCTCGTAGCCTGCTCGCCAGCCGCCGGCAGCGTGACGGTGAAGGTCGTGCCTTTGCCGACCTCGGACGCGACCGAGATCGAGCCCTGGTTGATTTCCACGAATGCCCGGCAGATGGCGAGTCCCAGACCCACGCCCACGGCCTTGGTCGTGAACAGCGGCTCGAACAGCCGACCCAGGTTCTGGGGCGGGATGCCGCAGCCGGTATCGCTGACCGTGACAACGACGTCTGCGCCCGCGGCCCTGGCTCCGATCCGGATGGTGCCGCTGCACGACATCGCCTGGACCGCATTGGTCAGGAGGTTACGGAACACGGCTGTCATCTGCCGTTCGTCGGCCACGAACCGTGGCAGGGAGTTCGGCAGTTCGAGGCTGACCTTCACCGCCGACGGTGGCGCGGCCTCGCTCAATGCCCGGTCGAGAACCGACGGCAGCGAGCACAACCCCGGCTCGGCCCGCTGCTGCCAGGTGAAGTCGAGAATCATGGTTATGGCCTGGTTCGCGCGTGCGATGTGCTCGTCGATGGCCCGCAGGTACTCCAGAGGTTTGCCTTCCAGCTTGCCGGCCACGGTCTGCTGCAGGAGGAACGACGCGTTGCGGATGACGCCGAGCGGGTTGCGCAACTCGTGGGCGACGCTCCCCGCCACCCGGCCCAGGGTGGCCAGCTTCTCCTGTCTTACCAATGACGCGTGCGCAGCCCTCAGCTCCTGCGTCCGCTGTGCGACCAGCCGCTCCAGGTCGTCGCGGTGGGCTTCGAGCTCGCGACCGGACCGGTAGAGTGCAGCCTCGACCTTCTTGCGCTCGGTCGTGTCAATCTGAATCCCTTTCAAACCGACCACCTGGTCGTTCTCGACAATCGGCGCCACGCTATGGTGAATCCACTTCACGGTTCCGTCCGCGAGTACGATGCGCGTCTCGGACGTCCGGGTACTTCTGCTCTTGACAACCTCTGCATACTCATTCTCCAGAACCTGCAGGTCGTCAGGATGAACCAGGGACTGGAAAGCCTCGAAACTCGGCACAATCTCGCCCGGCTTGAGTCCGTAGAGAGCGAAGCAATTGTCAGACCAATACGCTTTGTTGCCGGCGAACTCCAGTTTCCAACTGCACATGTCGGCCAGCCTCTGAGAATCGACAAGGAACTCCTCGCTCTCCTTCAGCGCCCGCTCGGCCTGCTTGCGCTCGGTGGAGTCCATGCCGGCACTGAGCGTGCCCTCAGGCAGCCCGTCCTTGCCGCGGAGCACCACGTTGTGCCAGTCGACGAGGCGCTCCTGACCGGACTTGGTGAGTACCTCATTCGTGTAGCGCTCGAACGGCACAACGGTTCCGGCCATGAGTTGGTCGAACACTTCTTTCACCTCGTTGCGGACGTGCTCCGGAATACAGGTATCGAACCAGTCGCGGCCGAGCATCTCTTCTTCCCGATAGCCAAGGACTTCACAAGCCTTCCGATTCACAAGGGTGATCCGCCCGGTCCGGTCCAGCGCCACGACAATCGAGCCGACGATGTCGAGGTAGGTCTGTGCCCGGTCGTGTTCAGCCTGCAACGCCATCTCGGCCCGCTTGCGCTCGGTGATATCGGCAACGATGTGGATGGCGCCGGCAAACCGACCCTCCCGGTCAAGGAGCGGGTCGGCGGTGACCTGCAGGTACCGGTCACCCAGCGTCATTTCCGCTGTCTCACGACGGCCGGACTCCCGTGCGCGCAGCACCGGACACCCATCAATCGGCGCGGACCGTCCGTGGACGGCCTTGCAGCATGACTCCCCGCGCAGTTCCTCCGCGGACTTGCCCAGCAGCGTTGACGTCGCACCGTTGCAGCGCTCGATTCGGTTCTCGGTATCCAGCAGGCAAACCGCGTCGCCGATGCCCTCAAACGTAGTCTGCCAATGGGCTGCAGCATCGCGCAGCGCCTGTTCGGCCAGCTTGCGCTCGGTGATATCGCGACAGATGCCGCCGGCCGCCCAGACCTTGCCGTTGCGCCACAGAGGATAGAGCGTGTCCAGACGCCACTGCACTCCAT
The DNA window shown above is from candidate division WOR-3 bacterium and carries:
- a CDS encoding response regulator, whose product is MHDTLFPGSARGQEAIMPERTMRVLLVEDNPGLLDTLADIMWTADIHADKALDAPAAFGLLAMHRYDVAVVDMVLPGLSGVEVIVRLKASAPGTRIVVCTAFYNSDLLAEAQALGIDATIHKPTDPIELLALVKKLAALPPGEKL
- a CDS encoding transposase, whose protein sequence is MSRIARVVAVGLPHHVTQRGNNRSQVFFDDDDRRFYLWTLAQYRRKYGVDIWGYCLMENHVHALAVPHEPESLARCFAGTNLVYTQHVNRKQHRSGRLWQNRFYSCPVSKDEYLWAVLRYIDRNPVRTQTERLAWEYRWSSARHHVTGEADPLLNEPDWLSEELQQRKYRSYLRDEPEETTEEIRRTTMTGRPLGGNAFLSSLESSLDRVLGVQKRGRPRKDDGK
- a CDS encoding PAS domain S-box protein, with protein sequence MNLLDTRTILFGDLLTTAIGVVVMRSLWTRYRRRSGAYVFWLAGYGLHFAGTLMVALRLVIPAPVSILFGVPLFLAGALLLLLGSEQYVGRNPSALRLWVNWGLLALLFLVQAWFTFVTPSLFARNTNLSAGLVIYMGQAAWLFLLRAPADYRSSTRLTGMLFLALVVVSVLRVVAELYVPPGQDFFRSGLYDNLALVAYQMLFVALAFGLLLMVNQRFAVERERDVWGRRLAERELRENEARYRALVESSSDHIYILDREGRYLVSNGHVSLPPGMKAVVMLRIEDLHEPVTAETYARNLEQVFATGRSVTFEHPMAAGDGVQWRLDTLYPLWRNGKVWAAGGICRDITERKLAEQALRDAAAHWQTTFEGIGDAVCLLDTENRIERCNGATSTLLGKSAEELRGESCCKAVHGRSAPIDGCPVLRARESGRRETAEMTLGDRYLQVTADPLLDREGRFAGAIHIVADITERKRAEMALQAEHDRAQTYLDIVGSIVVALDRTGRITLVNRKACEVLGYREEEMLGRDWFDTCIPEHVRNEVKEVFDQLMAGTVVPFERYTNEVLTKSGQERLVDWHNVVLRGKDGLPEGTLSAGMDSTERKQAERALKESEEFLVDSQRLADMCSWKLEFAGNKAYWSDNCFALYGLKPGEIVPSFEAFQSLVHPDDLQVLENEYAEVVKSRSTRTSETRIVLADGTVKWIHHSVAPIVENDQVVGLKGIQIDTTERKKVEAALYRSGRELEAHRDDLERLVAQRTQELRAAHASLVRQEKLATLGRVAGSVAHELRNPLGVIRNASFLLQQTVAGKLEGKPLEYLRAIDEHIARANQAITMILDFTWQQRAEPGLCSLPSVLDRALSEAAPPSAVKVSLELPNSLPRFVADERQMTAVFRNLLTNAVQAMSCSGTIRIGARAAGADVVVTVSDTGCGIPPQNLGRLFEPLFTTKAVGVGLGLAICRAFVEINQGSISVASEVGKGTTFTVTLPAAGEQATSDA